A stretch of Sulfurimonas autotrophica DSM 16294 DNA encodes these proteins:
- a CDS encoding ribonuclease J has product MAEKTQEAAQSKPQEQRKPNSNRRPNNNRRPNGNQNKPSGEKNANAKPRTNNNKNKGRGRQKRGASPIDDKLKAFVIKNQEAQKQRLNPHYKLDLNSKAKVRVTPLGGLGEIGGNIAVFETDNEAILVDVGMSFPDEDMHGVDILIPDFTYLHEIKDKIVGIVITHAHEDHIGAVPYLFRELQFPLYGTSLPLAMIGNKFDEHHLKESRKYFNPVEKRKVYKIGNDFEVEWMHMTHSILDSSSVAITTDAGTIIHTGDFKIDYTPIDGYPADLHRLAHYGEKGVLCLMSDSTNSHNPNPTPSELSVAPALDRVFSKAEGRVVLSTFSSNIHRVYQAIQYGVKHGRKVCVIGRSMERNLEVAMQYDYIKLPKSIFVEPDEVAHMNDKDVLIVTTGSQGEGNSALFRMSIGEHRHIKIKPNDLIVLSSRAIPGNEGSISQMLNHLQKCGAKIAYDKDIHVSGHASIEEQKLMLRLVNPKFFLPIHGEYNHVMKHKETAMMCGVPERNILLMTDGEQIEIAPKYMRKVKTVKTGKTYIDNQNNYEIEDDIVMDRQKLANDGVVMIVGQVSEQTGKMMDKPKVTSFGLVADKKDKAFAKEIEEILENFLLNMKPGLIGSHRTLEGDLRQVIRKHIYRKMKKYPLIVPSIFIH; this is encoded by the coding sequence ATGGCAGAAAAGACACAAGAGGCAGCACAAAGTAAGCCTCAGGAACAACGCAAACCAAATAGCAACCGTAGACCGAATAATAATCGTAGACCAAATGGCAATCAAAATAAGCCTTCTGGTGAAAAAAATGCAAATGCAAAGCCAAGAACAAATAACAATAAAAACAAGGGTCGTGGCCGTCAAAAACGTGGAGCTTCTCCGATTGATGACAAACTAAAAGCATTTGTTATAAAAAACCAAGAAGCCCAAAAGCAGAGACTTAACCCTCATTACAAGCTTGATTTAAATTCAAAAGCAAAAGTACGTGTTACACCACTTGGCGGTCTGGGAGAAATCGGCGGGAATATTGCCGTATTTGAAACTGACAATGAAGCAATTCTTGTAGATGTCGGTATGAGTTTTCCAGATGAAGATATGCACGGGGTTGATATTTTAATTCCTGATTTTACATATCTTCATGAAATTAAAGACAAGATTGTCGGTATTGTAATTACTCATGCTCATGAAGACCACATCGGTGCAGTACCTTACCTTTTTAGAGAATTACAATTTCCTCTATATGGCACGTCACTGCCTTTGGCAATGATTGGGAACAAATTTGATGAACATCATTTAAAAGAAAGTAGAAAATATTTTAATCCTGTTGAAAAAAGAAAAGTATATAAAATAGGAAATGATTTTGAAGTTGAGTGGATGCATATGACGCACTCTATTTTAGATTCTTCATCAGTAGCCATTACAACAGATGCCGGTACGATAATTCATACGGGTGACTTTAAAATTGATTATACACCAATTGACGGCTATCCTGCAGATTTACACCGTTTAGCACATTACGGTGAAAAAGGTGTTTTATGTTTAATGAGTGATTCAACAAACTCACATAATCCTAATCCAACACCATCTGAGCTTAGTGTTGCACCGGCATTAGATCGTGTGTTCAGCAAGGCAGAGGGAAGAGTAGTTCTTTCAACATTCAGCTCAAATATTCACCGTGTTTATCAAGCAATTCAATATGGTGTTAAACATGGTCGTAAAGTGTGTGTCATTGGACGTTCAATGGAGCGTAACCTTGAAGTGGCCATGCAGTATGACTATATTAAATTACCAAAAAGTATATTTGTAGAACCTGATGAAGTAGCACATATGAATGATAAAGATGTTCTTATCGTGACAACAGGTTCACAGGGTGAGGGTAACTCAGCATTGTTTAGAATGTCAATAGGTGAGCATAGACACATCAAAATCAAACCAAATGATTTGATTGTTCTCTCTTCTCGTGCTATTCCTGGAAATGAGGGTTCTATTTCTCAGATGCTTAACCACTTACAAAAATGTGGGGCTAAAATAGCGTATGACAAAGATATCCACGTTTCAGGGCATGCATCAATAGAAGAGCAAAAATTAATGCTCCGTCTTGTGAATCCTAAATTCTTTTTGCCGATTCATGGTGAATATAATCATGTAATGAAGCATAAAGAGACAGCTATGATGTGTGGTGTTCCTGAAAGAAACATTCTTCTTATGACAGATGGCGAGCAGATAGAAATTGCACCAAAGTATATGAGAAAAGTTAAAACTGTAAAAACAGGAAAAACTTATATTGATAATCAAAATAACTATGAAATCGAAGATGACATAGTTATGGATCGTCAGAAACTTGCAAATGACGGTGTTGTAATGATTGTTGGACAGGTTAGTGAGCAAACCGGAAAGATGATGGACAAACCAAAAGTGACATCATTTGGTTTAGTTGCCGATAAAAAAGATAAAGCCTTTGCAAAAGAGATAGAAGAGATTTTAGAAAACTTCTTGCTTAATATGAAACCGGGATTAATTGGAAGTCATAGAACTCTAGAGGGTGATTTGCGCCAGGTTATTAGAAAACATATCTATCGTAAAATGAAAAAATACCCACTTATCGTTCCGTCTATCTTTATTCACTAA
- the folE gene encoding GTP cyclohydrolase I FolE → MSDNKNSEFENAVKVMMHHVGEDPQREGLIDTPSRVRKAYEFIYGGYKEDPAEILKKALFTTSNDEMVLVKDIEFYSTCEHHLLPIIGRVHVAYIPDGKVVGLSKIPRVVNVFARRMQIQEQLTEQIADAIMDTIAPKGVGVVIQARHMCMEMRGVEKINSTTTSSALRGLFKKDEKTRSEFFSLINSPTGNRY, encoded by the coding sequence TTGTCAGATAATAAAAACAGTGAATTTGAAAACGCAGTAAAAGTCATGATGCATCATGTTGGAGAAGATCCTCAGCGTGAGGGTTTAATAGATACCCCTTCAAGAGTAAGAAAGGCCTATGAATTTATTTATGGCGGATATAAAGAAGATCCGGCAGAGATTTTAAAAAAAGCTCTTTTTACGACTTCAAATGATGAAATGGTTTTAGTAAAAGATATAGAGTTTTATTCTACATGCGAGCATCATCTTTTACCTATTATTGGTCGTGTACATGTAGCTTATATTCCCGATGGAAAGGTTGTTGGACTTTCAAAAATTCCTCGTGTTGTCAATGTGTTTGCCCGTCGCATGCAGATTCAAGAACAGTTGACAGAACAGATAGCAGATGCCATTATGGATACGATTGCACCAAAAGGTGTTGGTGTTGTTATTCAGGCACGTCACATGTGTATGGAGATGCGCGGTGTTGAAAAAATAAATTCAACAACAACATCTTCAGCACTTCGCGGACTTTTCAAAAAAGATGAAAAAACACGAAGTGAATTCTTTTCACTTATAAATTCTCCTACGGGAAACAGATATTAA
- a CDS encoding RluA family pseudouridine synthase, whose amino-acid sequence MFAPKKQKAFLYLIQELGYTQKEAQRLIAKGRLFVSGKPMTKTAGEIEGEFEFIYFEPITKGLEPTYEEEEFVIFDKPSGVLIHPQNRYTPYSLIDELKYQYGRDANITHRIDQETSGLVLCAKNKQSERDIKMMFEQRDMKKKYLAFVHGHFEKELTVEAPLLRAEDESAIVRMVVKVDEKGKASKTDFKPLQYFSEVDMTLVECSPYTGRQHQIRVHLFHVKHPIVGDPIYGQSEENIIKFLERELSEEERIKYSGAKRLLLHASELGFELYGRSYHIKSKVDFLKTSLLYVM is encoded by the coding sequence ATGTTCGCACCGAAAAAACAAAAAGCTTTTTTATATTTAATACAAGAACTTGGATATACACAAAAAGAAGCACAGCGTCTTATTGCCAAAGGTAGACTGTTTGTTAGTGGGAAACCCATGACAAAAACAGCAGGTGAAATAGAAGGTGAATTTGAATTTATCTATTTTGAACCAATTACAAAAGGACTGGAGCCTACATATGAAGAAGAAGAGTTTGTAATATTTGATAAACCAAGCGGCGTGCTTATTCATCCTCAAAACAGATATACGCCCTATTCCCTTATAGATGAATTAAAATACCAATACGGCAGGGATGCAAATATAACGCATAGAATTGATCAGGAAACTAGCGGACTAGTTTTATGTGCTAAAAATAAACAAAGCGAACGTGATATTAAAATGATGTTTGAGCAAAGAGATATGAAGAAAAAATATTTGGCATTTGTGCATGGTCATTTTGAAAAAGAACTTACAGTAGAAGCACCACTGCTCAGAGCAGAAGATGAGAGTGCAATAGTTCGCATGGTGGTAAAGGTTGATGAAAAAGGCAAAGCTTCAAAAACTGACTTCAAGCCGCTGCAATATTTTTCTGAAGTTGATATGACACTTGTTGAATGTTCACCATATACAGGAAGACAACATCAAATTAGAGTGCATTTGTTTCACGTGAAACATCCAATTGTGGGTGATCCTATTTATGGACAGAGTGAAGAAAATATTATTAAATTTTTAGAACGGGAATTGTCGGAAGAAGAAAGAATAAAATACAGCGGTGCTAAGCGATTGCTTTTACATGCAAGTGAATTGGGCTTTGAGTTATATGGAAGAAGTTATCATATAAAAAGTAAAGTAGACTTTTTAAAAACATCTTTGTTATATGTAATGTGA
- the purB gene encoding adenylosuccinate lyase — protein sequence MVDRYSREEMASKWTYQAKYQAWLDVEKAVVKAWARLGKIPQEDADKIVKNANFDIKRIDEIEAVTRHDLIAFTTSVSESLGKESRWFHYGMTSSDTIDTAVALQMKDSLSLIIEDVKMIMESIKKRAMEHKMTLMVGRSHGIHGEPITFGLVLAVWYDEMARHLENLEQTMDVIAVGQVSGAMGNFAHAPLELEEYTCEELGLKPAPASNQVIQRDRYARLATTLALMASSIEKFAVQVRHWQRTEVYECEEYFAKGQKGSSAMPHKRNPILTENITGLARMIRAYANPAMENVALWHERDISHSSTERFWLPDAFITSDFMLHRMNNVIANLTVYPENMMKNLNLTGGLVFSQRVLLELPLQGVSREDAYKIVQRNAMKVWEEIQQGKPTVNEKGESLYLNHLLADEELRNSLSEEAIRECFNYDYYTKNVDKIFNRVFNK from the coding sequence ATGGTAGATAGATATTCACGAGAAGAGATGGCATCAAAATGGACTTACCAGGCTAAATATCAAGCTTGGTTAGATGTTGAAAAAGCTGTAGTTAAAGCTTGGGCGAGACTAGGAAAGATACCTCAAGAAGATGCGGACAAGATTGTTAAAAATGCAAACTTTGATATTAAACGTATTGATGAGATAGAAGCTGTAACACGCCACGACCTTATAGCTTTTACTACTTCTGTATCTGAATCTCTTGGTAAAGAGAGTAGATGGTTCCATTATGGTATGACTTCATCAGATACTATTGATACTGCTGTTGCTCTTCAAATGAAAGATTCACTCTCGCTTATTATAGAAGATGTAAAAATGATTATGGAATCTATTAAAAAACGTGCAATGGAACACAAGATGACTTTAATGGTTGGACGTTCTCATGGTATTCATGGAGAACCTATAACATTTGGTCTTGTATTAGCTGTTTGGTATGATGAAATGGCACGTCATTTAGAAAACCTTGAGCAAACTATGGATGTTATCGCTGTTGGTCAAGTGAGTGGAGCTATGGGTAACTTTGCACATGCGCCACTAGAATTGGAAGAGTATACATGTGAAGAGTTAGGTCTTAAACCTGCTCCTGCTTCAAACCAGGTTATTCAACGTGATCGTTATGCAAGATTGGCTACTACACTAGCACTTATGGCAAGTTCAATAGAAAAATTTGCCGTTCAAGTTCGTCACTGGCAAAGAACAGAAGTATATGAGTGCGAAGAGTATTTTGCAAAAGGGCAGAAAGGTTCTTCTGCAATGCCGCATAAGCGTAATCCTATCCTCACAGAAAACATAACAGGTTTGGCACGTATGATTCGTGCATATGCAAATCCTGCTATGGAAAATGTAGCATTATGGCACGAGCGTGATATTTCTCACTCATCAACTGAGCGTTTTTGGCTGCCGGATGCATTTATAACAAGTGACTTTATGCTTCACCGTATGAATAACGTTATAGCAAATCTGACTGTTTACCCTGAAAATATGATGAAAAACCTTAACCTTACAGGGGGGCTTGTTTTCTCACAACGTGTTTTACTTGAACTGCCGCTTCAAGGTGTTTCACGTGAGGATGCTTACAAAATCGTACAAAGAAATGCAATGAAAGTCTGGGAAGAGATTCAGCAAGGCAAGCCTACAGTAAATGAAAAAGGGGAAAGTCTTTACCTTAATCATTTGCTTGCAGATGAGGAACTAAGAAACTCACTCAGCGAAGAAGCAATCAGAGAATGTTTTAATTACGACTACTATACAAAAAATGTAGATAAGATTTTTAACAGAGTTTTTAACAAGTAA
- a CDS encoding purine-nucleoside phosphorylase: protein MIICAGNNETFPFATPMGVGLIETAMNLTRLCLFDKPEFLLFVGTAGSYGEKEIFDIVESKTAANIELAFLSNDAYTPLDNVVTTNTTSKKDIVVNSSNYISTNAQLSKNFLKFGVGIENMEFFSVLRIAQEFNIPAGGVFCITNYTNKNAHEDFLKNHNKAKELLQAHVTKRIKELTAK from the coding sequence ATGATTATCTGTGCCGGTAATAATGAAACATTTCCATTTGCTACACCAATGGGAGTAGGCTTGATTGAAACTGCCATGAACCTCACACGGCTTTGCTTGTTTGACAAACCTGAGTTTCTACTCTTTGTAGGAACAGCCGGCAGCTATGGAGAAAAAGAGATATTTGACATAGTAGAAAGTAAAACAGCTGCTAATATTGAACTTGCTTTTTTAAGCAATGACGCTTATACGCCGCTTGATAATGTTGTAACAACCAACACTACTAGTAAAAAAGATATCGTGGTCAATTCTTCTAACTATATATCAACAAATGCCCAGCTTTCAAAAAACTTTTTAAAGTTTGGTGTGGGAATAGAAAATATGGAATTTTTCTCCGTTTTACGCATTGCACAGGAATTTAATATTCCTGCAGGCGGCGTATTTTGTATAACAAATTATACTAACAAAAATGCTCATGAAGATTTTTTAAAGAACCACAATAAAGCAAAAGAACTACTTCAAGCACATGTAACAAAACGTATAAAGGAACTAACAGCAAAATGA
- the hisF gene encoding imidazole glycerol phosphate synthase subunit HisF — translation MNYFAKRIIPCLDVKDGRVVKGVNFVGLKDAGDPVEVARRYNEEGADELTFLDITASSDNRDTIVDIVAEVAREIFIPLTVGGGIRKLDDIYKLLNVGCDKVSINSAAIKRPELIDEGAKRFGSQCIVTAIDVKKTGDKYNVYLNGGRVDTGIDAVEWAKEVVDRGSGEILLTSMDADGTKAGFELNITEQISRAVHVPVIASGGAGTMGHIKEAFEHGADAALAASIFHYKEIDIMDLKHYLHEQNIPVRL, via the coding sequence ATGAATTATTTTGCAAAAAGAATCATCCCATGCTTGGATGTAAAAGATGGACGCGTCGTCAAAGGCGTGAATTTTGTAGGACTCAAAGATGCAGGTGACCCAGTAGAAGTTGCGCGAAGATATAATGAAGAGGGTGCCGATGAGCTTACTTTTTTAGATATTACGGCTTCATCTGATAACAGAGATACTATAGTTGATATAGTTGCCGAAGTTGCACGTGAAATTTTTATACCTCTTACCGTAGGTGGAGGTATTCGCAAGCTTGACGATATTTACAAACTTTTAAATGTCGGCTGTGATAAAGTAAGTATCAATTCAGCAGCTATAAAAAGACCCGAATTGATAGACGAGGGTGCAAAACGCTTTGGCTCTCAGTGTATTGTTACAGCTATTGATGTAAAAAAGACCGGTGATAAATACAATGTTTATCTTAACGGCGGACGTGTAGATACCGGCATTGATGCTGTAGAGTGGGCAAAAGAGGTTGTGGACCGCGGAAGTGGAGAAATCCTTTTAACTTCTATGGATGCAGACGGAACAAAAGCAGGCTTTGAGCTTAACATTACCGAACAAATCAGCCGTGCAGTACATGTACCTGTTATTGCCAGCGGCGGTGCCGGGACAATGGGGCATATAAAAGAAGCTTTTGAGCACGGTGCCGATGCAGCACTTGCAGCGTCGATTTTTCACTACAAAGAGATAGATATCATGGATTTGAAACATTATCTGCATGAACAAAACATACCGGTAAGACTTTAA
- the fliI gene encoding flagellar protein export ATPase FliI, protein MPLSLLKEKLANKNYSVSFGEVVKINATIITAKGLHVSISDMVKIVSDTTGQETVGMVTEIDADLFFITPFSFVEGFRSGDKVFLDATGLNIPVGPALLGRVVDPFMRPIDGKGSVKDAKLAPIIKAPIAAMKRGMIDEVFSVGVKSIDGLLSCGKGQKLGIFAGSGVGKSTLMGMIVRGADAPIKVVALIGERGREVPEFIEKNLGGDLTNTVIVVATSDDSPLMRKYGAFAAMSVAEYFKDQGRDVLFIMDSVTRFAMAQREIGLALGEPPTSKGYPPSSLTLLPQLMERAGKEEGKGSITAFFTVLIEGDDMSDPIADQSRSILDGHIVLSREMTDFGIYPPVHILNSASRVMSDIITPQHLKAVMKFRRLYTLLKENETLIRIGAYTQGSDAELDEAINKKEDMEAFITQNSTVQTSFSETSQALITLMDA, encoded by the coding sequence ATGCCACTATCATTACTAAAAGAGAAGCTTGCAAATAAAAATTATTCGGTGTCTTTTGGTGAGGTTGTCAAAATCAATGCAACGATTATTACTGCAAAGGGTTTACATGTAAGCATTAGCGACATGGTGAAAATTGTCTCAGATACAACAGGACAAGAGACCGTTGGTATGGTGACAGAGATAGATGCAGATCTGTTTTTTATTACGCCTTTTTCTTTTGTAGAGGGATTTCGCTCAGGAGATAAAGTATTTTTGGATGCTACTGGATTAAATATTCCTGTAGGACCTGCTCTTTTAGGGCGCGTTGTGGATCCATTTATGCGCCCTATTGATGGCAAAGGCAGTGTAAAAGATGCAAAACTTGCTCCAATTATAAAAGCGCCTATAGCTGCAATGAAACGTGGCATGATAGATGAAGTTTTTTCTGTAGGTGTTAAGTCAATTGACGGGCTGCTTAGCTGCGGAAAAGGACAAAAACTCGGAATTTTTGCAGGAAGCGGTGTCGGAAAATCTACATTGATGGGAATGATTGTCCGCGGAGCAGATGCACCTATAAAAGTTGTAGCACTCATTGGTGAGCGTGGTCGTGAAGTACCGGAGTTTATAGAAAAAAACCTTGGCGGCGACTTGACAAATACTGTTATAGTTGTGGCAACGTCAGATGATTCTCCTTTGATGCGAAAATATGGTGCTTTTGCAGCGATGAGTGTTGCTGAGTATTTTAAAGACCAGGGCAGGGATGTGTTATTTATCATGGATTCTGTAACGCGTTTTGCCATGGCGCAGCGTGAAATAGGTCTGGCTCTTGGCGAACCGCCGACTTCAAAAGGGTATCCGCCGTCATCGTTAACATTGTTGCCCCAGTTGATGGAGCGTGCAGGAAAAGAAGAAGGCAAAGGGAGTATTACAGCTTTTTTTACCGTTTTAATAGAGGGTGACGACATGAGTGACCCTATCGCTGATCAGTCACGTTCAATTTTAGACGGACATATTGTACTCTCCCGTGAGATGACCGACTTTGGAATTTATCCGCCTGTGCATATTTTAAATTCGGCTTCAAGGGTAATGAGCGATATTATTACACCCCAGCATCTTAAAGCCGTGATGAAGTTCAGACGTTTGTATACACTGCTTAAAGAGAATGAAACGCTTATTAGAATAGGTGCGTATACTCAGGGTAGTGACGCTGAGCTTGATGAGGCTATTAATAAAAAAGAGGATATGGAAGCTTTTATAACGCAGAATTCTACTGTTCAAACATCTTTTAGCGAGACAAGCCAAGCACTGATTACTCTTATGGATGCATAA
- the rsmA gene encoding 16S rRNA (adenine(1518)-N(6)/adenine(1519)-N(6))-dimethyltransferase RsmA has protein sequence MNRESVVAKKKFGQNFLKDQSVLRQIVEAMPKNDNKIVEIGPGLGDLTKFLVDVKSVEAFEVDTDLCKLLQSTFKEEIATKRLHINCGDVLEAWQSELVSEPYDLVANLPYYIATNIILKALADPMCKNILVMVQLEVAEKFCASSGEKVFGSLGVIAQSVGTAQIVVKVPPTAFDPQPKVDSAVFLIQKKRDRNDKEFEDMLRVAFSQPRKTLVKNLSSKYDKKLLQEALEELELALTIRPHQVNTNDYHQLYKLTRSLDGRKDTRGSTK, from the coding sequence ATGAACAGAGAAAGTGTTGTAGCAAAGAAGAAGTTTGGACAAAACTTTCTTAAAGATCAATCAGTTTTAAGACAAATCGTCGAAGCGATGCCCAAAAATGATAATAAAATCGTAGAAATTGGGCCTGGCTTAGGTGATTTAACTAAATTTTTAGTTGATGTCAAAAGTGTAGAAGCTTTTGAGGTAGATACCGATTTATGTAAACTGTTACAAAGTACATTTAAAGAAGAGATTGCTACCAAGCGACTTCATATAAATTGTGGAGATGTTTTAGAAGCTTGGCAGAGTGAACTTGTAAGTGAGCCGTATGATTTGGTGGCAAATTTGCCCTATTATATCGCCACGAACATAATATTGAAAGCACTCGCAGATCCTATGTGTAAAAATATACTTGTAATGGTTCAACTTGAAGTAGCAGAGAAATTTTGTGCATCCTCAGGTGAAAAAGTATTTGGTTCTTTGGGCGTTATAGCTCAAAGTGTGGGAACAGCACAAATTGTTGTAAAAGTTCCTCCGACTGCATTTGACCCACAGCCAAAAGTAGATTCTGCTGTTTTTCTTATACAAAAAAAGCGTGATAGAAACGATAAAGAATTCGAGGATATGCTAAGAGTTGCATTTTCGCAGCCTCGTAAAACTTTAGTGAAAAATCTATCATCAAAATATGATAAGAAATTACTTCAAGAAGCTCTAGAAGAACTAGAACTTGCATTAACGATTCGTCCTCATCAGGTGAACACTAACGACTATCACCAACTCTATAAATTAACAAGGAGTTTGGATGGCAGAAAAGACACAAGAGGCAGCACAAAGTAA
- a CDS encoding CZB domain-containing protein, translated as MKKDETLKSLETAEIELTRFVETAKSLIDGIDAEDKVLPTSPRETKFGEWFYSDGQKLKALSNNPLECMSNIEQLHDKLHGRYREIFDLFYSQENKGGFLSKIFKPKQKVLTESELKLVNEEYVAMQKTAEELLAEISRLQRRLVAVSEEKINALV; from the coding sequence ATGAAAAAGGATGAAACTTTAAAAAGTTTAGAAACTGCAGAAATAGAATTAACAAGATTTGTAGAAACAGCAAAATCCTTAATAGATGGAATAGATGCAGAGGATAAAGTTTTACCGACGTCACCCAGGGAAACAAAATTTGGTGAATGGTTTTACAGCGACGGTCAAAAATTAAAGGCACTCTCAAATAATCCGTTAGAGTGTATGAGCAATATTGAGCAACTCCACGATAAACTTCATGGAAGGTATCGTGAAATTTTTGATTTGTTTTATTCCCAAGAAAATAAAGGTGGTTTTTTATCGAAAATATTTAAGCCAAAACAAAAAGTATTGACAGAATCAGAGTTGAAACTGGTAAACGAAGAATATGTTGCCATGCAAAAAACCGCAGAGGAACTTTTAGCTGAAATATCAAGATTACAGAGACGTTTAGTTGCTGTTTCAGAAGAAAAAATTAATGCTTTAGTATAA
- the rlmN gene encoding 23S rRNA (adenine(2503)-C(2))-methyltransferase RlmN encodes MSALKQSLLDFTQKELTELVKPSFRAKQIYGWMYHQYAQDFDAMKNIPKAMKEELSQKYIVNPLKIVRKEESSDGTIKYLFELQDGKTVEAVWLKMKDAQIDENGEIIQEAKYTICVSTQVGCKVGCSFCLTAKGGFTRDLSAGEIVAQVVNLKRDNAHKHNRKINIVYMGMGEPLDNLENLAKAIEIFKEEEGLAISGKRQTVSTSGLSNKIDKLGKMDLGVHIAISLHAVDDELRTELIPMNKAHNINSIIEAVKRFPIDTRKRVMFEYLVIKNKNDDLGSAKKLVKLLSGIKAKVNLIYFNPYPGTPYERPSREDMVKFQEYLINHGLLSTIRDSKGIDISAACGQLKEKNQDEINTVIQN; translated from the coding sequence ATGAGTGCGCTAAAACAATCCTTACTGGATTTCACACAAAAAGAGCTAACAGAGTTAGTAAAACCGTCCTTTCGTGCAAAACAGATTTATGGCTGGATGTACCATCAATATGCCCAAGACTTTGATGCAATGAAAAACATACCAAAAGCAATGAAAGAAGAACTGTCTCAAAAATATATAGTGAATCCGCTAAAAATAGTCCGTAAAGAAGAATCAAGTGATGGTACTATCAAGTACTTATTTGAATTGCAAGACGGCAAAACAGTTGAAGCAGTCTGGCTTAAAATGAAAGATGCGCAAATTGATGAAAATGGCGAGATAATACAAGAAGCAAAATACACAATTTGTGTCTCTACTCAGGTTGGCTGCAAAGTAGGGTGCTCTTTTTGTTTGACAGCAAAAGGCGGATTTACACGAGATCTAAGTGCAGGTGAAATCGTAGCGCAAGTTGTGAATTTAAAACGTGACAATGCACACAAACATAACAGAAAAATAAATATCGTGTATATGGGCATGGGAGAACCGCTAGATAATCTTGAGAATCTTGCAAAAGCCATAGAAATTTTTAAAGAAGAAGAGGGCTTGGCGATTTCCGGCAAACGCCAAACAGTCAGTACTAGCGGTCTGAGCAATAAAATAGATAAACTTGGAAAAATGGACTTGGGCGTGCATATAGCCATATCACTCCATGCAGTTGATGATGAACTGCGAACTGAACTTATACCTATGAATAAAGCACATAATATCAACTCAATCATAGAAGCGGTAAAACGCTTTCCGATTGATACACGTAAACGTGTCATGTTTGAATACCTTGTTATAAAGAACAAAAACGATGACTTAGGCTCTGCAAAAAAACTTGTGAAACTCCTTAGCGGTATAAAAGCTAAAGTAAATCTCATTTATTTTAATCCTTATCCTGGAACACCGTACGAACGTCCTTCACGTGAAGATATGGTCAAGTTTCAAGAGTACCTTATAAACCATGGTCTGCTCTCTACTATTCGCGATTCCAAAGGAATAGACATCAGTGCTGCATGCGGACAACTCAAAGAAAAAAACCAAGATGAGATAAACACAGTAATTCAAAACTAA